Proteins encoded in a region of the Halarcobacter mediterraneus genome:
- a CDS encoding class I SAM-dependent methyltransferase — protein MGLNLYSKIEPYLDFQDEVYNLHNEFMSIVFHKELDNILDVGCGQGFFVESLNLNDKKAFGIDLSNEQIEACKQRALENVACLDLKDIKEKYDCATAIFDVINYIPKDGLKEFFENIYKVLNEKGYFIFDVNTLYGFEEIAQGCITIDSDEKFIAIDATYEDEKLVTDLTLFTKLEDNNFKKESDFITQYYHSKDRLKKMLKKVGFELEELRDFNLHSDEKADKQIYICKK, from the coding sequence ATGGGATTAAATCTATATTCTAAAATTGAACCTTATTTAGATTTTCAAGATGAGGTTTATAATTTACATAATGAGTTTATGTCTATTGTTTTTCATAAAGAATTAGACAATATTTTAGATGTAGGTTGTGGGCAAGGTTTTTTTGTAGAGAGCCTTAATTTAAATGATAAAAAAGCTTTTGGAATAGATTTAAGTAATGAGCAAATTGAAGCTTGTAAACAAAGAGCTTTGGAAAATGTTGCTTGTCTTGATTTAAAAGATATAAAAGAAAAATATGATTGTGCAACTGCTATTTTTGATGTAATAAATTATATTCCCAAAGATGGTTTAAAAGAATTTTTTGAAAATATTTATAAAGTTTTAAATGAAAAGGGATATTTTATATTTGATGTAAATACTCTTTATGGTTTTGAAGAAATAGCACAAGGTTGTATAACTATAGATTCTGATGAGAAGTTTATTGCAATTGATGCTACTTATGAAGATGAAAAGTTAGTTACTGATTTGACTTTATTTACTAAGTTAGAAGATAACAATTTTAAAAAAGAAAGTGATTTTATAACCCAATATTATCATAGTAAAGATAGACTAAAAAAAATGCTAAAGAAAGTTGGCTTTGAGCTTGAAGAATTAAGAGATTTTAATCTTCATAGTGATGAAAAAGCTGATAAGCAAATTTATATCTGTAAGAAATAG
- the hisG gene encoding ATP phosphoribosyltransferase, translated as MLTIALPKGRIAKDTLDKFEKAFDEEFVFEDRKLILEKAGFRFLNVRNQDVPTYVMHGAADLGVVGLDVLEEKEYDLIKLLDLQLGRCKVAFGLIKGQELDMTKSKITVATKHEKIAKRYFEEKAMAVDIIKLYGSIELAPLVNLADCIVDIVETGATMKQNGLEVGPTIMESSAHLIANKNAYYAKKDVIFDLKEKIEAVLQWD; from the coding sequence ATGCTAACGATTGCATTACCTAAAGGAAGAATTGCAAAAGATACTCTTGATAAGTTTGAAAAAGCTTTTGATGAAGAGTTTGTTTTTGAAGATAGAAAGCTTATTTTAGAAAAAGCAGGATTTAGATTTTTAAATGTAAGAAATCAAGATGTTCCAACATATGTAATGCATGGAGCAGCTGATTTAGGTGTAGTAGGACTTGATGTACTAGAAGAAAAAGAATATGATTTAATCAAACTTCTTGATTTACAATTAGGTCGTTGTAAGGTTGCTTTTGGACTTATAAAAGGTCAAGAACTTGATATGACAAAAAGTAAAATTACAGTTGCAACAAAACATGAAAAAATAGCAAAAAGATATTTTGAAGAAAAAGCAATGGCTGTTGATATTATTAAACTATATGGTTCTATTGAATTAGCACCTTTAGTAAATCTTGCAGATTGTATTGTTGATATTGTTGAAACAGGTGCAACAATGAAGCAAAATGGTTTAGAGGTAGGACCTACTATTATGGAAAGTTCTGCACACTTAATTGCAAATAAAAATGCTTATTATGCTAAAAAAGATGTAATTTTCGATTTAAAAGAAAAGATAGAAGCTGTACTTCAATGGGATTAA
- a CDS encoding type III pantothenate kinase, whose product MILCDIGNTTFHFNIDGKEQKYLLSSSIPDFEEKIYYVSVNDNATAKLKLTNEDIVDLEPYIDFKTKYVGMGLDRKIACCFIEDGILVDAGSAITVDIIKKGKHKGGFILPGLKAYKEIYPQISHKLQFDLNTKVNLDKIPLCTKDAISYAILKSIIEPIKKVSKKKQLTFTGGDGELLSKFFDNSIYKKDIIFENMRRIINANDCIT is encoded by the coding sequence TTGATTTTATGTGATATTGGAAATACAACTTTTCACTTTAATATTGATGGAAAGGAACAAAAATATTTATTAAGTTCTTCTATCCCAGATTTTGAAGAAAAAATATATTATGTTTCTGTAAATGATAATGCAACTGCAAAGTTAAAATTAACAAATGAGGATATTGTTGATTTAGAACCATATATCGACTTTAAAACTAAATATGTTGGAATGGGTTTAGATAGAAAAATTGCTTGTTGTTTCATTGAAGATGGAATACTAGTTGATGCAGGAAGTGCAATTACAGTAGATATCATAAAAAAAGGCAAGCATAAAGGTGGATTTATTTTACCAGGATTAAAGGCTTATAAAGAGATTTATCCTCAAATTTCACATAAGTTACAGTTTGACTTAAATACAAAGGTAAATTTAGATAAAATCCCCCTTTGTACAAAAGATGCAATATCATATGCTATATTAAAATCAATTATAGAACCAATAAAAAAAGTAAGTAAAAAAAAGCAACTCACTTTTACTGGTGGAGATGGGGAACTTTTAAGTAAGTTTTTTGATAATAGCATTTATAAAAAAGATATAATTTTTGAAAATATGAGAAGGATAATTAATGCTAACGATTGCATTACCTAA
- the gshB gene encoding glutathione synthase, translated as MHVAFIIEHWDNIEPLKSTTLAIIKECMQRGHKVSILYTNDLTVRNNIVHGFAKTLIFEEKIPESITSFYKKCDFQIKLKALHAFDCIMIRKDPPISPIVFNFLDSVKDETIIINDVDGIRKANNKLYTTTFHDPTNSYLPKTHVSGSKKYIKKIIEESHEEKMILKPLDGSGGRGVIVLEKNAKSNINSLLDFYIDSSGENYVILQEYIHGAQDGDVRVMMLNGKAIGAYHRKPAEGEVRANIQAGGTAHKYTLTDSQKRICEKVGKKLLSDGIYFAGLDMIGDKILEVNVLNPGGITNINKLSKVKLHKNVVDFLEEKVHEKVEKRAELEYLLKRLSELRE; from the coding sequence ATGCATGTAGCATTTATTATTGAACATTGGGATAATATTGAACCTCTAAAAAGTACAACTCTTGCAATCATAAAAGAGTGTATGCAAAGAGGACACAAAGTCTCTATTTTATATACAAATGATTTAACAGTAAGAAATAATATTGTTCATGGCTTTGCTAAGACTTTAATATTTGAAGAAAAAATTCCAGAATCAATAACATCATTTTATAAAAAGTGCGATTTTCAAATTAAATTAAAAGCACTACATGCTTTTGATTGTATTATGATTAGAAAAGATCCTCCTATTTCTCCAATAGTTTTTAACTTTTTAGATTCAGTAAAAGATGAAACAATAATTATTAATGATGTAGATGGAATTAGAAAAGCTAATAATAAGCTTTATACAACAACTTTCCATGATCCTACAAATAGCTATCTTCCTAAAACTCACGTTTCAGGTAGTAAAAAATATATAAAAAAAATAATTGAAGAGTCTCATGAAGAAAAAATGATTTTAAAACCTCTTGATGGTTCAGGTGGTAGAGGTGTAATTGTATTAGAAAAAAATGCAAAATCAAATATAAACTCACTCCTTGATTTTTATATTGATAGTTCAGGAGAAAATTATGTTATCTTACAAGAGTATATTCATGGGGCTCAAGATGGTGATGTAAGAGTAATGATGTTAAATGGAAAAGCAATTGGAGCATACCATAGAAAACCAGCAGAAGGAGAAGTTAGAGCAAATATCCAAGCTGGAGGAACAGCCCATAAATATACTTTAACAGACTCACAAAAAAGAATTTGTGAAAAAGTAGGAAAAAAACTTTTATCTGATGGTATTTATTTTGCAGGACTTGATATGATTGGAGATAAAATTTTAGAAGTAAATGTTTTAAATCCAGGAGGAATCACAAATATAAATAAACTTTCAAAAGTAAAACTTCATAAAAATGTAGTTGATTTTTTAGAAGAAAAAGTTCATGAAAAAGTTGAAAAAAGAGCTGAATTAGAATACTTACTTAAAAGACTAAGTGAACTAAGAGAATAA
- a CDS encoding SdiA-regulated domain-containing protein codes for MKYFLLIILLIFSTKNLFAKEKIIAKIPEASGIVYSQKSNTLFVVNDEGSIYEITLEGRLLREKKLGDFDLEAITIDEENNRLLVANEKKDEIIILNLKKFSIIKQMKIKGKYKGNKIIKKGKDGIEGLTLYKNKIYASNQSNKPYPKEDSSVIVILDYKDKKKLEIKDIIDHGYKDIAGLCFYKDYLYLVSDKGNLLIKYDIKLKKVIKEYKLSKKYAQEGITFDKHNNLYIADDKGKIIKMKFNE; via the coding sequence ATGAAATATTTTTTACTAATAATTCTTTTAATCTTTTCAACTAAAAATCTTTTTGCAAAAGAAAAAATTATTGCAAAAATCCCAGAAGCTTCAGGAATAGTATATTCACAAAAAAGTAATACACTTTTTGTAGTAAATGATGAAGGTTCAATTTATGAAATTACTTTAGAAGGTAGATTATTAAGAGAAAAAAAATTAGGTGATTTTGATTTAGAAGCTATAACAATTGATGAAGAAAATAATAGATTATTAGTAGCAAATGAAAAAAAAGATGAAATTATAATTTTAAATTTAAAAAAATTTTCAATAATAAAACAGATGAAAATAAAAGGCAAGTATAAAGGTAATAAAATAATAAAAAAAGGAAAAGATGGAATAGAAGGACTTACTTTATATAAAAATAAAATCTATGCCTCAAACCAATCAAATAAGCCCTACCCAAAAGAAGACTCTTCTGTTATTGTTATTTTAGATTATAAAGATAAAAAGAAACTCGAAATAAAAGATATAATAGACCATGGATACAAAGATATTGCTGGACTTTGTTTTTATAAAGATTACTTGTATTTAGTAAGTGACAAAGGAAATCTACTAATAAAATATGATATAAAGTTAAAGAAAGTAATAAAAGAATATAAACTATCTAAAAAGTATGCACAAGAAGGAATTACTTTTGATAAACACAATAACCTTTATATAGCAGATGATAAAGGTAAAATAATAAAGATGAAATTTAATGAGTAA
- a CDS encoding threonine/serine exporter family protein: MSKALSYEEQTKITRAIIKAAVLMLEFGAESKLIEDIAKRLGTALGVSSVEVSLIPSAIVLTTLSNKQTQSVTTTRRAHHKPINMSIVCDVQKMCIEVEKNKKNVDFVFQTIKNIRPNHYNKWLVVFMVGLSCACFAYLYGSDINGFIITFLAASVGMYIRQVLARKKFVLIISFISTAFVATLIASLSETFNLSTTPNIVMSASVILLAPGFPFVNSVLDAVKGYLSMGWGRWMQALLLSIATSIGIILAFALLNVKGW, from the coding sequence ATGAGTAAAGCATTAAGCTATGAAGAACAAACAAAAATAACTCGAGCTATAATTAAAGCAGCTGTTTTAATGCTTGAATTTGGAGCAGAAAGTAAGCTTATAGAAGATATAGCAAAAAGATTAGGTACTGCATTAGGAGTCAGTTCTGTAGAAGTATCTTTAATCCCCTCAGCAATTGTTTTAACAACTCTAAGTAATAAACAAACACAATCAGTGACAACAACAAGAAGAGCACATCATAAACCAATAAATATGTCAATTGTTTGTGATGTTCAAAAAATGTGTATTGAAGTTGAAAAAAATAAAAAAAATGTAGACTTTGTTTTTCAAACGATAAAAAACATTAGACCAAATCATTATAATAAGTGGCTAGTAGTTTTTATGGTTGGTTTATCTTGTGCTTGCTTTGCTTATCTTTATGGAAGTGATATAAATGGTTTTATTATAACTTTTCTAGCTGCTAGCGTAGGCATGTATATTAGACAAGTTCTTGCAAGAAAAAAGTTTGTTTTAATAATAAGTTTTATAAGCACTGCATTTGTTGCTACTTTGATTGCAAGTTTATCTGAAACCTTTAATCTAAGTACTACTCCAAATATCGTAATGTCAGCAAGTGTTATCTTACTAGCTCCAGGTTTTCCTTTTGTTAATTCTGTGCTTGATGCTGTAAAAGGTTATTTATCAATGGGTTGGGGACGATGGATGCAAGCACTTTTACTAAGTATTGCCACATCAATTGGTATTATTTTAGCTTTTGCTTTACTAAATGTAAAAGGTTGGTAA
- a CDS encoding threonine/serine exporter family protein, with translation MEDIIIKYLLNAIFSAIPAVGFAMVFNVPSSALKFCALGGAIAYTTRYALMDFNIPIELATFLASTLVGVVALYWSRKYIIPRPVYTIASIIPLLPGTYAFTAIINLIQMDVQGVSPELITVFIDNGLKAVIILSGIGFGLALPSLFFMRYNRPII, from the coding sequence ATGGAAGATATAATTATTAAATATTTACTAAATGCTATTTTTTCAGCAATTCCTGCTGTGGGTTTTGCAATGGTTTTTAATGTACCTTCATCTGCATTAAAATTTTGTGCTTTAGGTGGAGCAATAGCTTATACAACAAGATATGCTTTAATGGACTTTAATATACCAATAGAACTTGCAACTTTTTTAGCTTCAACCTTAGTAGGAGTTGTTGCTTTATATTGGTCAAGAAAATATATAATTCCAAGACCTGTGTATACTATTGCTTCTATTATTCCTTTACTTCCAGGGACTTACGCTTTTACAGCAATTATAAATTTAATTCAAATGGATGTTCAAGGGGTAAGCCCTGAACTAATAACTGTTTTTATTGATAATGGATTAAAAGCTGTAATTATTTTAAGTGGTATAGGTTTTGGACTTGCATTACCTTCACTGTTTTTTATGCGATACAATAGACCAATAATCTAA
- a CDS encoding ATP-binding protein, with protein MIDWQNTYASIYRAKQERLKPVKYIDELRFNDLVGIDKQKEAIIENTKRFLNNLPSNNVLLWGARGTGKSSLIKALLYEYKEEGLRVIEMDRDDLDDLIEISDKIREEPYKFIIFCDDLSFEEGEKGYKGLKRILEGSIEATPKNIKIYATSNRRHLITEYHKDNQGTVVASNGEIHYSDSVEEKISLSDRFGLWLSFYHGTQNDYLKVVDFYFKDYKGNKEEVHKKALQFSQSRASKSARTAKQFYNTFM; from the coding sequence ATGATAGATTGGCAAAATACATATGCAAGCATTTATAGAGCAAAACAAGAGAGATTGAAACCAGTTAAATATATTGATGAACTTAGGTTTAATGATTTAGTTGGAATAGATAAACAAAAAGAAGCCATAATAGAAAATACAAAAAGATTTCTTAATAATTTACCTTCAAATAATGTTTTACTTTGGGGTGCAAGGGGAACAGGGAAATCTTCTTTGATAAAAGCTCTTCTCTATGAGTATAAAGAAGAAGGACTTAGAGTAATAGAAATGGATAGAGATGATTTAGACGATTTAATTGAAATCTCTGACAAAATAAGAGAAGAACCTTATAAGTTTATAATCTTTTGTGATGATTTATCCTTTGAAGAAGGAGAAAAAGGATATAAAGGTTTAAAGCGTATTTTAGAAGGTTCTATTGAAGCAACTCCTAAAAATATAAAGATATACGCAACATCAAATAGAAGACATCTTATTACAGAATATCATAAAGATAATCAAGGCACAGTAGTTGCAAGTAATGGTGAGATTCATTATTCAGATAGTGTTGAAGAAAAAATTTCTTTAAGTGATAGATTTGGACTTTGGTTATCTTTTTATCATGGAACTCAAAATGATTATCTAAAAGTTGTAGATTTTTATTTTAAAGATTATAAAGGAAATAAAGAAGAAGTTCATAAAAAAGCTTTACAGTTTTCCCAAAGTAGAGCTAGCAAGAGTGCTAGAACTGCAAAACAGTTTTATAATACCTTTATGTGA
- a CDS encoding patatin-like phospholipase family protein produces the protein MKTVSLVLGSGGARGYAHIGVIEVLLLKDYEIKSISGTSMGALIGGLYACGKLEEFKQWVLTIDPLEIIKLLDLSFSKTGLIKGEKILEKIEELIGEVKIEDLDISFTAVASDIVKQKEVWIQEGKLIDAIRASIAIPTMFTPKKINGNYLVDGGILNPLPIAPTIADNTDLTIAVGLYSDSKKQYNIKIKKPKKKKIFNINKRFLDFFKKEEEEKDSLDIDPENMGMYSIVWHTIDTMQNTIMKYKLAGHTPDIEINISKYACEFYEFNEAEKMIEVGKIEAKEVLE, from the coding sequence ATGAAAACAGTATCATTAGTATTAGGAAGTGGAGGAGCTAGAGGTTATGCTCATATAGGTGTTATAGAAGTTTTACTTTTAAAAGATTATGAAATAAAATCTATTTCAGGAACTTCTATGGGAGCACTTATTGGAGGGCTTTATGCTTGTGGCAAGCTAGAAGAGTTTAAACAATGGGTTTTAACAATTGATCCCCTTGAAATAATTAAACTTCTTGATTTGTCTTTTTCAAAAACAGGACTTATCAAAGGTGAAAAGATTCTTGAAAAAATAGAGGAATTAATAGGTGAAGTAAAAATAGAAGATTTGGATATTAGCTTTACTGCTGTTGCCTCTGATATTGTGAAACAAAAAGAAGTTTGGATTCAAGAAGGTAAGTTAATTGATGCGATAAGAGCCTCTATTGCGATTCCTACAATGTTTACGCCTAAAAAAATAAATGGAAACTATTTAGTAGATGGAGGTATTTTAAATCCTCTACCTATTGCTCCTACAATTGCAGATAATACAGATTTAACAATTGCTGTAGGTCTTTACAGTGATAGTAAAAAGCAATATAATATAAAAATAAAGAAACCAAAGAAGAAAAAGATTTTTAATATAAATAAAAGATTTTTAGACTTTTTTAAAAAAGAGGAAGAAGAGAAAGACAGCTTGGATATTGACCCAGAAAATATGGGAATGTATAGTATTGTTTGGCATACAATCGATACTATGCAAAATACAATTATGAAGTATAAATTAGCAGGACATACTCCTGATATTGAAATTAATATTTCAAAATATGCTTGTGAATTTTATGAGTTTAATGAAGCTGAAAAAATGATTGAAGTTGGTAAAATAGAAGCTAAAGAGGTTTTAGAATGA
- a CDS encoding SDR family oxidoreductase, protein MRAIVTGYSSGIGQAIAELLENNSYEVVRLKSRLNEKKTLEKELKEELKKADIHLLINCAGVGVFKPHEEISIDKIQELIDVNLTAPIILSNLCLRSLKKTKGHIINISSIEATRHSKFSALYTATKAGLRNFSLALFEELRRSDVKVTNINPDLTKTNFFDEFNFEPSENKQAYLNPENIAKQVLEIIEFDGVITDITLRPQRLEIKKK, encoded by the coding sequence ATGCGTGCAATAGTTACAGGATATAGTTCTGGAATAGGGCAGGCTATAGCAGAGCTTTTAGAAAACAATTCTTATGAAGTAGTTCGTTTAAAAAGTAGGCTAAATGAGAAAAAAACTTTAGAAAAAGAACTAAAAGAAGAGTTAAAAAAAGCAGATATTCATTTATTGATAAATTGTGCTGGTGTAGGTGTTTTTAAACCCCATGAAGAAATAAGTATTGATAAAATCCAAGAGCTTATTGATGTGAATTTAACAGCTCCAATAATCTTAAGTAATTTATGTCTTAGAAGTTTGAAAAAAACAAAAGGGCATATTATAAATATTTCTTCAATTGAAGCAACAAGACATTCTAAGTTTTCAGCTTTGTATACAGCAACAAAAGCAGGTTTAAGAAATTTTTCTTTAGCTCTTTTTGAAGAACTTAGACGTTCTGATGTAAAAGTTACAAATATAAATCCAGACCTTACAAAAACAAACTTTTTTGATGAGTTTAATTTTGAACCAAGTGAAAATAAACAAGCCTATTTAAACCCAGAAAATATAGCAAAGCAAGTACTTGAAATAATAGAGTTTGATGGAGTGATTACTGATATAACTTTAAGACCACAAAGATTAGAGATAAAGAAAAAATGA
- a CDS encoding DedA family protein, which translates to MLQDIVNFIVDLVGNLGYIGIFLMMFLESSFFPFPSEVVMVPAGYLAYKGEMNIFIAIFVGIIGSLGGALFNYFLAIKYGRAFLIKYGKYFFISENTILKVEDFFKEHGHISTFSGRLIPAVRQYISFPAGLAKMNLFTFCIYTSLGAGIWVIILTLLGYFIGGNEALIKEYLRYIIFAILIGLAIMGYWYYKRKKSCVQ; encoded by the coding sequence ATGTTGCAAGATATTGTAAATTTTATTGTTGATTTAGTAGGGAATTTAGGCTATATAGGGATATTTTTAATGATGTTTCTTGAAAGCTCTTTTTTCCCTTTTCCTAGTGAAGTAGTTATGGTTCCTGCGGGTTATTTAGCTTATAAGGGAGAAATGAATATTTTTATAGCTATTTTTGTTGGAATTATAGGAAGTTTAGGTGGGGCTTTATTTAATTATTTTTTAGCAATAAAATATGGTAGAGCTTTTTTAATTAAGTATGGTAAATATTTTTTTATAAGTGAAAATACAATATTAAAAGTAGAAGATTTTTTCAAAGAACATGGTCATATTTCTACTTTTTCAGGAAGACTTATTCCTGCTGTTAGACAATATATCTCTTTCCCTGCTGGTTTAGCAAAAATGAACCTGTTTACTTTTTGTATATATACAAGTTTAGGTGCTGGAATCTGGGTTATTATTCTTACTCTTTTAGGTTACTTTATTGGTGGAAATGAAGCTTTAATAAAAGAGTATTTAAGATATATCATTTTTGCTATTTTAATAGGTCTTGCAATAATGGGATATTGGTATTATAAGAGAAAAAAATCATGCGTGCAATAG
- a CDS encoding methyl-accepting chemotaxis protein, with product MKSLSINKKLIILIVGSLVFLSFTIVAFSFKESVKNTEKDKLEQLKSITSGKKQHIFDYFKSIEGLIVSSANSSSTIEALDYMSKYFYSLVDESENLDIEAMKSELKEHYDNYYVNNINFNISEVESKKATEKYLPKNLNALLAQYIYIVKNSSKIGEKNKMIDSTSFLTRYTDIHGKYHDTFNTVLRKFSLYDIFLVDMQGSIIYSTFKEKDFATNLKNGPYSKSGIAKVNEKAYRLNLGEVAFSDFKYYEPSYNAPASFIATPVFKDEKRIGNIIMQFPIDIIDGIMNFGGNFEDAGLGETGVTFLVGSDYKMRNNHRFTKDIQEEAVKNLGTTILTYKIDNSSVKKALNKEEGRQIIVDKDGQKVLSAYSSLNIFGNTWAIVSQIKESEALRNIYSLNLLLVGISSGLLLIIVFFSLWLLRTSIIKPLNVFQNGLLAFFSYLNNETQDINKLDDSKKDEIGKMSKVVNENIERVKENLEEDKSLINETVKVLSDFESGDLSKRITVNSSNPTLNELKNVLNNMADNLEKNIDNILKVLNEYTYYNYLNKVDNQGLKEHLFKLANGVNILGDSVTEMLIENKTNGLKLNKSSNTLLKSVSTLSNNVNEAAVSIEETSASIEEINSNIISSNENVQKMASYAHEVTNSVEHGGELANKTTLAMDEINTQVSAINEAITVIDQIAFQTNILSLNAAVEAATAGEAGQGFAVVAQEVRNLASRSAEAAKEIKSLVETANVKANEGKTIADSMIEGYSGLKDNISHTIELIESVSISSKEQQQGVSQITETIAKLDKQTQENAFVAQNTNEIAQETDTISKQIVDDANKKEFAGKDIVGV from the coding sequence ATGAAATCTTTAAGTATAAACAAAAAATTAATAATTTTGATTGTGGGAAGTTTAGTATTTTTATCTTTTACGATTGTAGCTTTTAGCTTTAAAGAGAGTGTAAAAAATACAGAAAAAGACAAACTTGAACAATTAAAATCAATAACTTCAGGTAAAAAGCAACATATTTTTGATTATTTTAAAAGTATTGAAGGCTTGATTGTTTCTTCTGCAAATTCATCTTCTACTATTGAAGCTTTAGATTATATGTCTAAATATTTTTATTCTTTAGTTGATGAATCAGAGAATTTAGATATAGAAGCTATGAAAAGTGAGTTAAAAGAACACTATGATAATTATTATGTAAATAATATAAATTTTAATATTTCTGAAGTTGAATCAAAAAAAGCAACAGAAAAATATCTACCTAAAAATTTAAATGCTTTACTTGCTCAATATATTTATATTGTAAAAAATAGTTCTAAAATCGGTGAAAAAAATAAGATGATAGACTCTACATCATTTCTTACCCGTTATACAGATATTCATGGAAAGTATCATGATACTTTTAATACAGTTTTAAGAAAGTTTTCTTTATATGATATTTTTCTTGTTGATATGCAAGGTTCAATTATTTATAGCACCTTTAAAGAAAAAGATTTTGCAACAAACTTAAAAAATGGACCATATTCAAAAAGTGGAATTGCTAAGGTAAATGAAAAAGCATATAGACTTAATTTAGGAGAAGTTGCCTTTTCTGATTTTAAATATTATGAACCAAGTTATAATGCTCCTGCTTCATTTATTGCAACACCTGTATTTAAAGATGAAAAAAGAATAGGAAATATAATTATGCAGTTTCCTATAGATATTATTGATGGAATTATGAATTTTGGTGGAAATTTTGAAGATGCTGGTTTAGGTGAAACGGGAGTAACTTTCTTAGTTGGAAGTGATTATAAAATGAGAAATAATCATAGGTTTACAAAGGATATCCAAGAAGAAGCAGTAAAAAATTTAGGAACAACAATATTAACTTATAAGATTGACAATTCTTCTGTGAAGAAAGCTTTAAATAAAGAAGAAGGAAGACAAATTATAGTAGATAAAGATGGTCAAAAAGTTTTAAGTGCCTATTCTAGTTTGAATATTTTTGGTAATACTTGGGCAATAGTTTCTCAAATAAAAGAGAGTGAAGCTTTAAGAAATATATACTCTTTAAATCTTTTGTTAGTAGGTATTTCATCAGGTTTATTACTTATAATTGTATTCTTTTCTTTATGGTTACTTAGAACTTCTATTATAAAACCTTTAAATGTTTTTCAAAATGGTTTATTAGCTTTCTTCTCTTATTTAAACAATGAAACGCAAGATATTAATAAATTAGATGATTCTAAAAAAGATGAAATAGGAAAAATGTCAAAAGTTGTTAATGAAAATATTGAAAGGGTAAAAGAGAACCTAGAAGAGGATAAGAGTTTAATAAATGAGACAGTAAAGGTTTTATCAGATTTTGAAAGTGGAGATTTAAGCAAAAGAATAACAGTCAATTCTTCTAATCCTACTTTAAATGAACTAAAAAATGTACTTAATAATATGGCTGATAATCTTGAAAAAAACATTGACAATATTTTAAAAGTTTTAAATGAATATACCTATTATAATTATTTAAATAAAGTTGATAATCAAGGATTAAAAGAGCATTTGTTTAAATTAGCAAATGGTGTAAATATTTTAGGGGATTCTGTTACTGAAATGTTAATTGAAAATAAGACAAATGGTCTAAAATTAAATAAAAGTTCAAATACTTTACTTAAAAGTGTAAGTACCTTATCAAATAATGTAAATGAAGCAGCAGTTTCAATAGAAGAAACATCAGCATCAATAGAAGAGATAAATAGCAATATCATTTCAAGTAATGAAAATGTGCAAAAAATGGCATCTTATGCCCATGAAGTTACAAACTCAGTAGAGCATGGAGGAGAATTGGCTAATAAAACAACTTTGGCAATGGATGAGATTAATACTCAAGTAAGTGCTATAAATGAAGCAATAACAGTAATAGATCAAATAGCATTCCAAACAAATATTTTATCATTAAATGCAGCAGTAGAAGCAGCAACAGCTGGAGAAGCAGGACAAGGTTTTGCAGTTGTTGCACAAGAAGTTAGAAACTTAGCGTCAAGATCAGCAGAAGCTGCAAAAGAGATTAAGTCTTTAGTTGAAACTGCAAATGTAAAAGCAAATGAAGGAAAAACAATAGCTGATTCAATGATTGAAGGGTATTCAGGACTAAAAGATAATATTTCACATACCATAGAATTAATAGAATCAGTTTCAATTTCTTCAAAAGAACAACAACAAGGAGTTTCTCAAATAACAGAAACTATTGCAAAACTTGATAAACAGACTCAAGAAAATGCCTTTGTTGCACAAAATACAAATGAAATAGCACAAGAAACAGATACTATTTCAAAACAAATTGTAGATGATGCAAATAAAAAAGAGTTTGCAGGAAAAGATATAGTAGGAGTTTAA